In one window of Halomarina pelagica DNA:
- a CDS encoding PadR family transcriptional regulator — translation MTLFELTGFQRDLLYVIAGEGRPSGQQIKERIEADTGNEVTHGRLYPNLDTLVNNDYVEKGQIDRRTNYYTLSDKGRDALDSRRQWENSYLPDER, via the coding sequence ATGACGCTCTTCGAGTTGACGGGCTTCCAGCGGGACCTGCTCTACGTCATCGCAGGTGAGGGCCGCCCGTCCGGCCAGCAGATCAAAGAACGAATCGAAGCCGACACCGGCAACGAAGTCACGCACGGTCGTCTCTACCCGAACCTCGACACGCTCGTAAACAACGACTACGTCGAGAAGGGCCAGATCGACCGCCGAACGAACTACTACACGCTCTCGGATAAGGGACGTGACGCTCTCGACTCCCGTCGGCAGTGGGAGAACTCCTATCTCCCGGACGAACGGTAA